CGCGTACCGCGAGACGATCCGCAAGGCCGTCGAGCGCGTGGACTTCACCCACAAGAAGCAGACCGGTGGTACCGGTCAGTTCGCCAAGGTGCAGATCGCGATCGAGCCCATCGAGGGTGGCGACGCCTCCTACGAGTTCGTGAACAAGGTCACCGGTGGCCGCATCCCGAAGGAGTACATCCCTTCGGTCGACGCGGGTGCGCAGGAGGCCATGCAGTTCGGCATCCTGGCCGGCTACGAGATGACTGGCGTCCGCGTCATCCTTCTCGACGGTGCCTACCACGAGGTCGACTCCTCCGAGCTCGCGTTCAAGATCGCCGGTTCGCAGGCCTTCAAGGAGGCCGCGCGCAAGGCTTCTCCCGTCATTCTCGAGCCCATGATGGCCGTTGAGGTCGTCACGCCCGAGGACTACATGGGCGAGGTCATCGGTGACATCAACTCCCGCCGTGGCCAGATCCAGGCCATGGAGGAGCGCAGCGGCGCCCGCGTCGTGAAGGGCCTCGTGCCGCTCTCGGAGATGTTCGGCTACGTCGGAGACCTCCGCAGCAAGACCTCGGGTCGCGCAAGCTACTCGATGCAGTTCGACTCCTACGCCGAGGTTCCGCGGAACGTCGCCGAGGAGATCATCGCGAAGGCCAAGGGCGAGTAACTCTCCCGAGTTCACGCTTTAGGCTTGACACCAGTCGCCGGGGCTCAGCCCCCCGAAACCCGAGGGATCGGGCCCCGGTTTACTGGCATCCCAGCAAAGATCACCTGGCGCCGATGAAGCAAGGCGTACAGAACCACTCCACAGGAGGAACCAGTGGCGAAGGCGAAGTTCGAGCGGACTAAGCCGCACGTCAACATCGGCACCATCGGTCACATCGACCACGGTAAGACGACCCTCACGGCCGCCATTACCAAGGTGCTGCACGACGCGTACCCGGACCTGAACGAGGCCTCGGCCTTCGACCAGATCGACAAGGCTCCCGAGGAGCGCCAGCGCGGTATCACCATCTCGATCGCGCACGTCGAGTACCAGACGGAGTCGCGTCACTACGCGCACGTCGACTGCCCCGGTCACGCTGACTACATCAAGAACATGATCACGGGTGCCGCGCAGATGGACGGCGCCATCCTCGTGGTCGCCGCCACCGACGGCCCGATGCCGCAGACCAAGGAGCACGTCCTCCTTGCTCGCCAGGTCGGCGTTCCGTACATCGTCGTCGCCCTGAACAAGGCCGACATGGTGGACGACGAGGAGATCCTGGAGCTCGTCGAGCTCGAGGTCCGTGAGCTCCTCTCCGAGTACGAGTTCCCGGGCGACGACCTGCCGGTCGTCCGTGTCTCGGCGCTCAAGGCGCTCGAGGGCGACAAGGAGTGGGGCGAGAAGCTTCTCGGCCTCATGCACGCCGTCGACGAGTCGATCCCGCAGCCCGAGCGTGACGTCGACAAGCCGTTCCTGATGCCGATCGAGGACGTCTTCACGATCACCGGTCGTGGCACCGTCGTCACCGGTCGTATCGAGCGTGGTGTCCTCAAGGTCAACGAGACCGTCGACATCATCGGCATCAAGACCGAGAAGACCACCACCACGGTCACCGGCATCGAGATGTTCCGCAAGCTGCTCGACGAGGGCCAGGCCGGTGAGAACGTCGGTCTGCTCCTCCGTGGCATCAAGCGCGAGGACGTCGAGCGCGGCCAGGTCATCATCAAGCCGGGTTCGGTCACGCCGCACACGAACTTCGAGGCCCAGGCCTACATCCTGTCGAAGGACGAGGGTGGCCGTCACACCCCGTTCTTCAACAACTACCGCCCGCAGTTCTACTTCCGTACCACGGACGTGACCGGCGTCGTGACCCTCCCCGAGGGCACCGAGATGGTCATGCCGGGCGACAACACCGCCATGTCCGTCGAGCTGATCCAGCCCGTCGCCATGGAGGAGGGCCTCAAGTTCGCCATCCGTGAGGGTGGCCGGACCGTCGGCGCCGGCCAGGTCGTCAAGATCACTGCCTGATCTTGAACTGACCTGGTAGCTCCTACGAGCTGCTGAGCAGTGAGGGAAGGCCCCGCACCGAAAGGTGCGGGGCCTTCTCGCGTTCCCGGGCGGCGCTACGGCCGCCAGCTCCACGGGTGGCCGTCCGCACCCAGGCCCACCACGGTCACCCCGCGCGCGCCCAGGTGGAGCGCGGCCGGCCCCTTCCCGGTACGGGTACGGAGCCGGCCGCCGGCCCTGAACACCGTCCGGCCCTTCCCGTCCGTGCCGAGGAGCACGGTCCCGTGCGCCGGGGACCGCGCGGCGACCACGTCCCCGTACCCGTCGAGGCCGGCGTCTCCCGCCGGGCCGGTCAGCCGCGCGGCCGCGGGCGCCCGGAACCAGAGCTCGCCGGCCGCGCTCGCCACCGCGGACCCGGAGAGCGGCAGCCGCGCGGACCGCGGCACCCCGTCCAGCCAGTGCCGTACGGACTCCCGCCCCGCCGCGTACACATGCACCCGGCCGGCCGGGTCCGTCGACACCGCCAGGCCGTCCTGGACCTCCGCGTCGCCGGGGAGCGGCCGCCACGGGGACCAGGAGCCGTCACCCGCACGCACGCGCGTGGAGACGCCCTTGTCCGCGTTCCGTACGAAGAGGTGGACCCGGCCGTCGGGGGCCGTCACCGCCACCGGGGCGCCGATCCGGCGGCCCAGGTCGTCCGAGCGCTCCGGATTCCCCAGGCCCCGCCAGGCCAGGAAGCCGCCGCCGGGGGAGCGCTGCTCCAGGAGCACCACCTCGCGCCGGTTGGCCCCGCCGTGCCCGTCGAGCGCGGCGAACCGCACGCCGAGCAGCAGCACCCGGCCGTCGGGGAGGACCGCCGAGCCGAGCGCCGGCGCGAGCGGGCCGCCGCCCAGGTCCACCGGCTCGCCCCAGACGCCGGGCGCCGACTCCCGCCAGCGGACCGCGCGCAGCCCGAGCACCCCGTACGCGGCGAGCCGGCCGTCCGGCTCCTCGGCGAGCGCCGGGGCGGCGCCGGGCCAGCGGTGGTGGGTGGAGCGGACCCAGCCCTTGCGGTTGGTCAGCGGCCGGTCGCCGCCGACGCCGTAGTCGCCGCAGCCCGAGGGGTTCCCGCACTGCCAGGAGGGGGCCCCGCCGTACGGGACGAGCCGGGCCGCCTTCTCCGCGAGCACCGCCGGGGGGAGGTTCTTGGGCCAGTGCCGGTTGTAGTAGCCGCGGAAGGCGGTGGTCGTGAAGGCCGGTATGGGTTCGCCGTCCCGTACGGCGTCGGTGACCCAGCGGCACAGCGCGGCCCAGGTGAAGGAGGCGACCGCC
This is a stretch of genomic DNA from Streptomyces sp. R44. It encodes these proteins:
- the tuf gene encoding elongation factor Tu, whose amino-acid sequence is MAKAKFERTKPHVNIGTIGHIDHGKTTLTAAITKVLHDAYPDLNEASAFDQIDKAPEERQRGITISIAHVEYQTESRHYAHVDCPGHADYIKNMITGAAQMDGAILVVAATDGPMPQTKEHVLLARQVGVPYIVVALNKADMVDDEEILELVELEVRELLSEYEFPGDDLPVVRVSALKALEGDKEWGEKLLGLMHAVDESIPQPERDVDKPFLMPIEDVFTITGRGTVVTGRIERGVLKVNETVDIIGIKTEKTTTTVTGIEMFRKLLDEGQAGENVGLLLRGIKREDVERGQVIIKPGSVTPHTNFEAQAYILSKDEGGRHTPFFNNYRPQFYFRTTDVTGVVTLPEGTEMVMPGDNTAMSVELIQPVAMEEGLKFAIREGGRTVGAGQVVKITA
- a CDS encoding PIG-L family deacetylase — translated: MHTPPRRRTVLAAALAVTAAAAGCSVPEPRRTAPTADPAPGKPIDPARARRALLLQFSAHPDDDLYFMNPDTQRLLDAGVPLVSVYVTAGEHTGRNRIAGMPETPPDRAAYSSARHQGLRQSYAVALGLPAFTPWRREVLTLPGGRRAEIDTLAHGTRRIELVFLNLPMHTARRYMAVPALWQDRALELRTHLSAGSPVTRADTYDYDRLVDVLVGLLRRYRPTVVHTLDPDPDIQRSPEATRQRDSEQPGYSDHGDHTAVASFTWAALCRWVTDAVRDGEPIPAFTTTAFRGYYNRHWPKNLPPAVLAEKAARLVPYGGAPSWQCGNPSGCGDYGVGGDRPLTNRKGWVRSTHHRWPGAAPALAEEPDGRLAAYGVLGLRAVRWRESAPGVWGEPVDLGGGPLAPALGSAVLPDGRVLLLGVRFAALDGHGGANRREVVLLEQRSPGGGFLAWRGLGNPERSDDLGRRIGAPVAVTAPDGRVHLFVRNADKGVSTRVRAGDGSWSPWRPLPGDAEVQDGLAVSTDPAGRVHVYAAGRESVRHWLDGVPRSARLPLSGSAVASAAGELWFRAPAAARLTGPAGDAGLDGYGDVVAARSPAHGTVLLGTDGKGRTVFRAGGRLRTRTGKGPAALHLGARGVTVVGLGADGHPWSWRP